A single genomic interval of Dysidea avara chromosome 6, odDysAvar1.4, whole genome shotgun sequence harbors:
- the LOC136258122 gene encoding uncharacterized protein isoform X3, whose product MYCNSRQMLRLLQEVVWKLNSKVQGHCLMIMKHHEMSYLLRMLLVSLLLQTTSSAVYYVIPDDHYTSNNNTYTLQHYLNNTNKFFTSHTQLHFLPGKYFLNTDLIIQHVSDLSLIGNRTNEVINSVIKCTSQSPAGIVVVGSSNIVIANIMMNECGSDNAIYPIKRKNHFTTLLVYNSKYFTLAYFNPTSSGDMYAYGMIFINVIGNLTHSSMHFIVIQYDNSTTNPKSVLHVKYCDFHRDDLVYGMTSIVYPALEIQQINTSSNIALMITHCIFISRVAMINICINCSGNSVFYNNTGEAVIWACSYNSKFKTHHDSLLIKNTTIQMFKPNPTVEEGSVSTIRVIGIKVYLEDLIISNPPFTFHYYPNVIIDAAVNSYVTFSKYNEISYNSGSCAVRAIKIHLTENTILNLTNNAFFSVFNKSDHKINRIEDCFIQYVSNRGNLDKHFENQNTLNYSIVLINNNILLHTINMNLKHCMWDMNSAFFLSRPLSVNQKYIHYDNFNLIEKYRNRSICLCRTVHKCDHEVLGPFFPGQLVQFSFELSELSEGSILVDRKDHSEIACKNERQLHEISNSFQLDKNICKNVIYVISHENGKWCELCLLVDPLYHNSEEWVEMYTILLKPCPKAFSLHPQGYCQCDPILSSHIPSLTTCDIDHQTILCPANTWISAHTINNSHSYHVSLHCPFDYCLPHSSQLNLSTPDSQCQFNRTGVLCGQCQHGLSTVFVHLSVNIVPISIC is encoded by the exons ATGTACTGCAACAGTCGACAAATGTTAAGATTGCTACAAGAAGTTGTATGGAAGCTGAATAGCAAGGTACAGG GGCACTGTCTAATGATCATGAAACATCATGAAATGTCTTATTTGCTACGAATGCTGTTGGTGTCATTACTGCTCCAAACAACATCTTCTGCTGTCTATTATGTGATACCTGATGATCACTACACTTCCAATAATAACACTTATACCCTACAACACTACCTCAACAATACCAACAAATTCTTCACCTCTCACACTCAACTACACTTCCTACCAGGGAAGTATTTTCTTAATACTGACTTGATCATACAACATGTTAGTGACTTATCACTTATTGGAAACAGAACCAATGAGGTAATCAATAGTGTTATTAAGTGTACTTCACAATCACCTGCTGGTATTGTAGTGGTTGGTAGTAGTAACATTGTTATTGCTAATATTATGATGAATGAGTGTGGTAGTGACAATGCCATTTACCCGATTAAAAGAAAGAATCACTTTACCACTTTGCTTGTTTATAATAGTAAATACTTTACATTAGCATACTTCAATCCAACATCAAGTGGGGATATGTACGCATATGGAATGATATTTATTAATGTGATTGGAAATCTGACACATTCCAGTATGCATTTTATAGTGATACAATATGATAATTCAACCACCAACCCAAAATCTGTCCTACATGTTAAATATTGTGACTTTCACAGAGATGATCTGGTGTATGGTATGACTAGTATTGTTTACCCTGCTCTGGAAATACAACAGATCAACACCTCTTCTAATATAGCACTAATGATAACACATTGTATATTTATCTCAAGGGTGGCCATGATTAATATTTGTATCAACTGTTCAG GCAACAGTGTATTTTACAACAACACTGGTGAAGCAGTCATATGGGCATGTAGTTATAACTCTAAATTTAAAACACACCATGACTCCTTGTTGATTAAAAACACTACAATACAAATGTTCAAACCAAACCCTACAGTAGAGGAAGGATCAGTATCAACAATAAGAGTGATAGGCATAAAAGTGTACCTGGAAGATCTAATTATTTCTAATCCCCCTTTTACGTTTCATTACTACCCTAATGTAATTATTGATGCTGCTGTAAACAGTTATGTGACATTCAGTAAGTACAATGAGATATCATACAACAGTGGATCTTGTGCTGTACGGGCTATCAAAATACATTTAACTGAAAATACTATTTTAAATTTAACTAATAATGCATTTTTCAGTGTGTTTAATAAGTCTGATCACAAGATTAACAGAATCGAAGACTGTTTTATTCAGTATGTTAGCAATCGAGGAAATTTGGACAAACACTTTGAAAACCAGAATACATTAAATTATTCAATAGTACTTATTAACAATAATATCTTGTTACATACAATCAATATGAATTTAAAGCACTGTATGTGGGACATGAACTCTGCCTTTTTCTTATCAAGACCCTTAAGTGTAAATCAAAAGTACATACATTATGACAACTTTAATCTTATAGAAAAATATAGAAACAGAAGTATTTGTTTATGTAGAACTGTACATAAATGTGACCATGAAGTATTGGGACCATTTTTTCCTGGTCAGCTGGTTCAATTCAGCTTTGAGCTAAGTGAACTCTCAGAAGGATCCATACTTGTAGATAGAAAAGATCACTCAGAAATTGCGTGCAAAAATGAAAGGCAACTACATGAGATATCAAATTCATTTCAGCTGGATAAAAATATATGCAAAAATGTCATATATGTTATTAGCCATGAGAATGGGAAATGGTGTGAATTGTGCCTTCTTGTAGATCCCCTCTACCATAACAGTGAAGAGTGGGTAGAAATGTATACCATCTTATTGAAACCTTGTCCCAAAGCATTCTCACTACATCCACAAGGATATTGTCAATGTGATCCCATCCTCTCATCACATATACCTTCACTAACTACTTGTGATATTGATCATCAAACTATACTTTGTCCTGCTAACACTTGGATATCTGCTCATACTATCAACAACTCACACTCCTATCATGTCTCCCTACATTGTCCATTTGACTACTGTCTACCTCACTCATCACAACTCAACCTGTCCACTCCTgactcacagtgtcagtttaacaggacTGGTGTGTTGTGTGGACAATGTCAACATGGTCTCAGTACTGTGTTTGTTCATCTCAGTGTAAACATTGTTCCAATATCTATTTGTTGA
- the LOC136258122 gene encoding uncharacterized protein isoform X2, whose amino-acid sequence MSEVDSSQMDNVGRHGHCLMIMKHHEMSYLLRMLLVSLLLQTTSSAVYYVIPDDHYTSNNNTYTLQHYLNNTNKFFTSHTQLHFLPGKYFLNTDLIIQHVSDLSLIGNRTNEVINSVIKCTSQSPAGIVVVGSSNIVIANIMMNECGSDNAIYPIKRKNHFTTLLVYNSKYFTLAYFNPTSSGDMYAYGMIFINVIGNLTHSSMHFIVIQYDNSTTNPKSVLHVKYCDFHRDDLVYGMTSIVYPALEIQQINTSSNIALMITHCIFISRVAMINICINCSGKSVITVSNCNFSDGYSEYFSDDDYYSMYDSFDYEYYIFGKYNNRHFNDRIHDHTFDFQCGTLYTDSQLILNYYENCKHSDAPNKVQFADCVFRTSYAALQTIDFHIFVNTYEKTNGDTLLIFIGNSVFYNNTGEAVIWACSYNSKFKTHHDSLLIKNTTIQMFKPNPTVEEGSVSTIRVIGIKVYLEDLIISNPPFTFHYYPNVIIDAAVNSYVTFSKYNEISYNSGSCAVRAIKIHLTENTILNLTNNAFFSVFNKSDHKINRIEDCFIQYVSNRGNLDKHFENQNTLNYSIVLINNNILLHTINMNLKHCMWDMNSAFFLSRPLSVNQKYIHYDNFNLIEKYRNRSICLCRTVHKCDHEVLGPFFPGQLVQFSFELSELSEGSILVDRKDHSEIACKNERQLHEISNSFQLDKNICKNVIYVISHENGKWCELCLLVDPLYHNSEEWVEMYTILLKPCPKAFSLHPQGYCQCDPILSSHIPSLTTCDIDHQTILCPANTWISAHTINNSHSYHVSLHCPFDYCLPHSSQLNLSTPDSQCQFNRTGVLCGQCQHGLSTVFVHLSVNIVPISIC is encoded by the exons ATGAGTGAGGTAGACAGTAGTCAAATGGACAATGTAGGGAGACATG GGCACTGTCTAATGATCATGAAACATCATGAAATGTCTTATTTGCTACGAATGCTGTTGGTGTCATTACTGCTCCAAACAACATCTTCTGCTGTCTATTATGTGATACCTGATGATCACTACACTTCCAATAATAACACTTATACCCTACAACACTACCTCAACAATACCAACAAATTCTTCACCTCTCACACTCAACTACACTTCCTACCAGGGAAGTATTTTCTTAATACTGACTTGATCATACAACATGTTAGTGACTTATCACTTATTGGAAACAGAACCAATGAGGTAATCAATAGTGTTATTAAGTGTACTTCACAATCACCTGCTGGTATTGTAGTGGTTGGTAGTAGTAACATTGTTATTGCTAATATTATGATGAATGAGTGTGGTAGTGACAATGCCATTTACCCGATTAAAAGAAAGAATCACTTTACCACTTTGCTTGTTTATAATAGTAAATACTTTACATTAGCATACTTCAATCCAACATCAAGTGGGGATATGTACGCATATGGAATGATATTTATTAATGTGATTGGAAATCTGACACATTCCAGTATGCATTTTATAGTGATACAATATGATAATTCAACCACCAACCCAAAATCTGTCCTACATGTTAAATATTGTGACTTTCACAGAGATGATCTGGTGTATGGTATGACTAGTATTGTTTACCCTGCTCTGGAAATACAACAGATCAACACCTCTTCTAATATAGCACTAATGATAACACATTGTATATTTATCTCAAGGGTGGCCATGATTAATATTTGTATCAACTGTTCAGGTAAAAGTGTAATCACtgtaagtaattgtaattttagTGATGGGTATTCAGAATACTTTTCAGATGATGACTATTATAGTATGTATGATAGTTTTGATTATGAATATTACATTTTTGGGAAATACAATAACAGACATTTTAATGATAGAATCCATGATCACACATTTGATTTTCAATGTGGTACCTTGTACACTGATAGCCAATTGATACTGAATTACTATGAAAATTGTAAACACAGTGATGCACCAAATAAAGTACAGTTTGCTGACTGTGTTTTCAGGACATCTTATGCCGCATTACAAACAATAGACTTCCACATATTTGTGAATACTTATGAAAAAACAAATGGTGACACTTTGTTGATCTTTATAGGCAACAGTGTATTTTACAACAACACTGGTGAAGCAGTCATATGGGCATGTAGTTATAACTCTAAATTTAAAACACACCATGACTCCTTGTTGATTAAAAACACTACAATACAAATGTTCAAACCAAACCCTACAGTAGAGGAAGGATCAGTATCAACAATAAGAGTGATAGGCATAAAAGTGTACCTGGAAGATCTAATTATTTCTAATCCCCCTTTTACGTTTCATTACTACCCTAATGTAATTATTGATGCTGCTGTAAACAGTTATGTGACATTCAGTAAGTACAATGAGATATCATACAACAGTGGATCTTGTGCTGTACGGGCTATCAAAATACATTTAACTGAAAATACTATTTTAAATTTAACTAATAATGCATTTTTCAGTGTGTTTAATAAGTCTGATCACAAGATTAACAGAATCGAAGACTGTTTTATTCAGTATGTTAGCAATCGAGGAAATTTGGACAAACACTTTGAAAACCAGAATACATTAAATTATTCAATAGTACTTATTAACAATAATATCTTGTTACATACAATCAATATGAATTTAAAGCACTGTATGTGGGACATGAACTCTGCCTTTTTCTTATCAAGACCCTTAAGTGTAAATCAAAAGTACATACATTATGACAACTTTAATCTTATAGAAAAATATAGAAACAGAAGTATTTGTTTATGTAGAACTGTACATAAATGTGACCATGAAGTATTGGGACCATTTTTTCCTGGTCAGCTGGTTCAATTCAGCTTTGAGCTAAGTGAACTCTCAGAAGGATCCATACTTGTAGATAGAAAAGATCACTCAGAAATTGCGTGCAAAAATGAAAGGCAACTACATGAGATATCAAATTCATTTCAGCTGGATAAAAATATATGCAAAAATGTCATATATGTTATTAGCCATGAGAATGGGAAATGGTGTGAATTGTGCCTTCTTGTAGATCCCCTCTACCATAACAGTGAAGAGTGGGTAGAAATGTATACCATCTTATTGAAACCTTGTCCCAAAGCATTCTCACTACATCCACAAGGATATTGTCAATGTGATCCCATCCTCTCATCACATATACCTTCACTAACTACTTGTGATATTGATCATCAAACTATACTTTGTCCTGCTAACACTTGGATATCTGCTCATACTATCAACAACTCACACTCCTATCATGTCTCCCTACATTGTCCATTTGACTACTGTCTACCTCACTCATCACAACTCAACCTGTCCACTCCTgactcacagtgtcagtttaacaggacTGGTGTGTTGTGTGGACAATGTCAACATGGTCTCAGTACTGTGTTTGTTCATCTCAGTGTAAACATTGTTCCAATATCTATTTGTTGA
- the LOC136258122 gene encoding uncharacterized protein isoform X1: MYCNSRQMLRLLQEVVWKLNSKVQGHCLMIMKHHEMSYLLRMLLVSLLLQTTSSAVYYVIPDDHYTSNNNTYTLQHYLNNTNKFFTSHTQLHFLPGKYFLNTDLIIQHVSDLSLIGNRTNEVINSVIKCTSQSPAGIVVVGSSNIVIANIMMNECGSDNAIYPIKRKNHFTTLLVYNSKYFTLAYFNPTSSGDMYAYGMIFINVIGNLTHSSMHFIVIQYDNSTTNPKSVLHVKYCDFHRDDLVYGMTSIVYPALEIQQINTSSNIALMITHCIFISRVAMINICINCSGKSVITVSNCNFSDGYSEYFSDDDYYSMYDSFDYEYYIFGKYNNRHFNDRIHDHTFDFQCGTLYTDSQLILNYYENCKHSDAPNKVQFADCVFRTSYAALQTIDFHIFVNTYEKTNGDTLLIFIGNSVFYNNTGEAVIWACSYNSKFKTHHDSLLIKNTTIQMFKPNPTVEEGSVSTIRVIGIKVYLEDLIISNPPFTFHYYPNVIIDAAVNSYVTFSKYNEISYNSGSCAVRAIKIHLTENTILNLTNNAFFSVFNKSDHKINRIEDCFIQYVSNRGNLDKHFENQNTLNYSIVLINNNILLHTINMNLKHCMWDMNSAFFLSRPLSVNQKYIHYDNFNLIEKYRNRSICLCRTVHKCDHEVLGPFFPGQLVQFSFELSELSEGSILVDRKDHSEIACKNERQLHEISNSFQLDKNICKNVIYVISHENGKWCELCLLVDPLYHNSEEWVEMYTILLKPCPKAFSLHPQGYCQCDPILSSHIPSLTTCDIDHQTILCPANTWISAHTINNSHSYHVSLHCPFDYCLPHSSQLNLSTPDSQCQFNRTGVLCGQCQHGLSTVFVHLSVNIVPISIC, encoded by the exons ATGTACTGCAACAGTCGACAAATGTTAAGATTGCTACAAGAAGTTGTATGGAAGCTGAATAGCAAGGTACAGG GGCACTGTCTAATGATCATGAAACATCATGAAATGTCTTATTTGCTACGAATGCTGTTGGTGTCATTACTGCTCCAAACAACATCTTCTGCTGTCTATTATGTGATACCTGATGATCACTACACTTCCAATAATAACACTTATACCCTACAACACTACCTCAACAATACCAACAAATTCTTCACCTCTCACACTCAACTACACTTCCTACCAGGGAAGTATTTTCTTAATACTGACTTGATCATACAACATGTTAGTGACTTATCACTTATTGGAAACAGAACCAATGAGGTAATCAATAGTGTTATTAAGTGTACTTCACAATCACCTGCTGGTATTGTAGTGGTTGGTAGTAGTAACATTGTTATTGCTAATATTATGATGAATGAGTGTGGTAGTGACAATGCCATTTACCCGATTAAAAGAAAGAATCACTTTACCACTTTGCTTGTTTATAATAGTAAATACTTTACATTAGCATACTTCAATCCAACATCAAGTGGGGATATGTACGCATATGGAATGATATTTATTAATGTGATTGGAAATCTGACACATTCCAGTATGCATTTTATAGTGATACAATATGATAATTCAACCACCAACCCAAAATCTGTCCTACATGTTAAATATTGTGACTTTCACAGAGATGATCTGGTGTATGGTATGACTAGTATTGTTTACCCTGCTCTGGAAATACAACAGATCAACACCTCTTCTAATATAGCACTAATGATAACACATTGTATATTTATCTCAAGGGTGGCCATGATTAATATTTGTATCAACTGTTCAGGTAAAAGTGTAATCACtgtaagtaattgtaattttagTGATGGGTATTCAGAATACTTTTCAGATGATGACTATTATAGTATGTATGATAGTTTTGATTATGAATATTACATTTTTGGGAAATACAATAACAGACATTTTAATGATAGAATCCATGATCACACATTTGATTTTCAATGTGGTACCTTGTACACTGATAGCCAATTGATACTGAATTACTATGAAAATTGTAAACACAGTGATGCACCAAATAAAGTACAGTTTGCTGACTGTGTTTTCAGGACATCTTATGCCGCATTACAAACAATAGACTTCCACATATTTGTGAATACTTATGAAAAAACAAATGGTGACACTTTGTTGATCTTTATAGGCAACAGTGTATTTTACAACAACACTGGTGAAGCAGTCATATGGGCATGTAGTTATAACTCTAAATTTAAAACACACCATGACTCCTTGTTGATTAAAAACACTACAATACAAATGTTCAAACCAAACCCTACAGTAGAGGAAGGATCAGTATCAACAATAAGAGTGATAGGCATAAAAGTGTACCTGGAAGATCTAATTATTTCTAATCCCCCTTTTACGTTTCATTACTACCCTAATGTAATTATTGATGCTGCTGTAAACAGTTATGTGACATTCAGTAAGTACAATGAGATATCATACAACAGTGGATCTTGTGCTGTACGGGCTATCAAAATACATTTAACTGAAAATACTATTTTAAATTTAACTAATAATGCATTTTTCAGTGTGTTTAATAAGTCTGATCACAAGATTAACAGAATCGAAGACTGTTTTATTCAGTATGTTAGCAATCGAGGAAATTTGGACAAACACTTTGAAAACCAGAATACATTAAATTATTCAATAGTACTTATTAACAATAATATCTTGTTACATACAATCAATATGAATTTAAAGCACTGTATGTGGGACATGAACTCTGCCTTTTTCTTATCAAGACCCTTAAGTGTAAATCAAAAGTACATACATTATGACAACTTTAATCTTATAGAAAAATATAGAAACAGAAGTATTTGTTTATGTAGAACTGTACATAAATGTGACCATGAAGTATTGGGACCATTTTTTCCTGGTCAGCTGGTTCAATTCAGCTTTGAGCTAAGTGAACTCTCAGAAGGATCCATACTTGTAGATAGAAAAGATCACTCAGAAATTGCGTGCAAAAATGAAAGGCAACTACATGAGATATCAAATTCATTTCAGCTGGATAAAAATATATGCAAAAATGTCATATATGTTATTAGCCATGAGAATGGGAAATGGTGTGAATTGTGCCTTCTTGTAGATCCCCTCTACCATAACAGTGAAGAGTGGGTAGAAATGTATACCATCTTATTGAAACCTTGTCCCAAAGCATTCTCACTACATCCACAAGGATATTGTCAATGTGATCCCATCCTCTCATCACATATACCTTCACTAACTACTTGTGATATTGATCATCAAACTATACTTTGTCCTGCTAACACTTGGATATCTGCTCATACTATCAACAACTCACACTCCTATCATGTCTCCCTACATTGTCCATTTGACTACTGTCTACCTCACTCATCACAACTCAACCTGTCCACTCCTgactcacagtgtcagtttaacaggacTGGTGTGTTGTGTGGACAATGTCAACATGGTCTCAGTACTGTGTTTGTTCATCTCAGTGTAAACATTGTTCCAATATCTATTTGTTGA